From the genome of Clostridium sp. BNL1100, one region includes:
- a CDS encoding DUF1385 domain-containing protein, with product MKKTTIGGQALLEGLLMIGPEYRATAVRKPDGEIIVEKHPQKPKGKLSKIPIVRGAVNLFSQMVIGVKALMYSAEFIDIEDDDKSNEPSKFEQFLERKFGDKITDIAIYFSVVLSIFLSVGLFILLPNLIAGFIPVEGVVIKNLIEGALRVGIFIGYLALVSLLKDMKRVWEYHGAEHKTIHCYEHGDELTVDNVRKYTTKHPRCGTSLFFTIMIISILIFSFTGWHNIFLNAAIRILLVPVIAGVSLELIKFAVRHDNWLFKVFSAPGLMFQKFTTREPDDSQIEVAIAAFNEVIPNSEISDDWGKD from the coding sequence ATGAAAAAGACAACGATTGGTGGTCAAGCTCTACTTGAAGGCCTTCTCATGATAGGGCCGGAGTACAGGGCTACGGCAGTTAGGAAGCCGGATGGAGAGATAATTGTTGAAAAACATCCGCAAAAGCCGAAAGGTAAGCTGTCCAAGATTCCAATAGTAAGAGGCGCTGTAAATCTATTTTCCCAGATGGTAATAGGAGTTAAGGCTCTTATGTATTCTGCCGAATTTATAGATATTGAAGATGATGATAAAAGTAATGAGCCTTCAAAATTCGAGCAATTTCTTGAGCGAAAATTCGGAGACAAGATAACAGATATAGCAATATATTTTTCAGTAGTGCTATCCATTTTTTTAAGTGTGGGGTTATTTATATTGCTTCCAAACCTGATAGCAGGTTTTATACCTGTAGAAGGAGTTGTAATTAAGAACCTCATAGAAGGAGCCCTTAGAGTAGGTATATTTATAGGATACCTGGCCCTCGTTTCACTGCTGAAAGATATGAAAAGGGTATGGGAATATCACGGTGCAGAGCATAAGACAATACACTGTTATGAGCACGGTGACGAGCTTACAGTTGATAATGTAAGAAAATATACTACAAAGCACCCCAGATGCGGGACATCACTATTTTTTACCATAATGATAATCAGTATTTTAATATTTTCATTTACCGGATGGCATAATATATTTCTAAATGCCGCAATCAGGATTCTTCTTGTGCCTGTTATAGCAGGAGTATCTCTGGAACTTATAAAATTTGCGGTGAGACATGACAACTGGCTGTTCAAGGTATTCAGCGCACCAGGCTTAATGTTTCAGAAGTTTACTACCAGAGAGCCTGATGACAGTCAGATTGAAGTAGCAATAGCCGCTTTCAATGAAGTTATTCCAAACAGCGAAATCAGCGATGATTGGGGAAAAGACTAA
- the rpmE gene encoding 50S ribosomal protein L31, whose product MKEGIHPEYSEAVVKCACGETFTTGSTKKALHVEICSKCHPFYTGRQKLIDVGGRVDKFKKKYGIVDNA is encoded by the coding sequence ATGAAAGAAGGAATTCATCCAGAATATTCTGAAGCAGTAGTAAAGTGTGCTTGCGGCGAGACTTTTACAACTGGTTCTACAAAGAAAGCCCTTCACGTTGAAATTTGTTCAAAGTGTCATCCGTTCTACACTGGTAGACAGAAGCTCATTGATGTTGGTGGACGTGTTGATAAGTTTAAGAAGAAATACGGTATTGTTGATAACGCATAA
- the rho gene encoding transcription termination factor Rho: protein MDQINLQSKTLEDLRYIAKMLGMKNISKYKKSELVELLSENSKKLKSDDIVEEVVSEEIKTAEPAANTIETQASEERSKEASEEVPVLRKSRRGRPSKASKSMDKPENTGVSDLLTSVTGQDNQGKNPNSVPEQSDKPDRLSDTLKHLETKNIEKKPHSRGRKKDVQPSSEPPVTENKLLSNTSNTSEVSAQDKGNNSADNIPHRKNSRLKPEQTIEQPKNVSDEKIQGKVEKDSKPQIYKKEDQPSARQDNRQQHRQIRPYTNTNVKSDISSEPQRMPLNQQPQQVQPQQPTPSQPQVISPQIQQPQGSEKIESDDPVEGVLEVLPDGYGFLRSENYLSGPKDVYVSPSQIRRFGLKTGDKLRGKGRIPKEGEKFQALLYVQSINGDTPDVASKRVAFEYLTPIYPDNRITLETSPREFSTRLIDLIAPIGKGQRGMIVSPPKAGKTILLKKIANAITINYPEAELIVLLIDERPEEVTDMQRSIKGEVIYSTFDEVPEHHIKVAEMVLERAQRLVEQKKDVVILLDSITRLARAYNLTIPPTGRTLSGGLDPGALHKPKRFFGAARNIENGGSLTIMATALIETGSRMDDVIFEEFKGTGNMELHLDRKLSEKRIFPAIDINKSGTRREELLLSQKELESVWAIRKAMSNMGTAEVTEILINKLMQTRTNDDFVNSIKISFLDKNSQDR, encoded by the coding sequence ATGGACCAAATTAATTTACAGTCAAAAACGTTAGAAGATTTGAGATATATTGCAAAAATGCTGGGGATGAAAAATATATCCAAATATAAGAAGAGTGAGTTGGTAGAACTGCTTAGTGAAAACTCCAAAAAACTTAAATCTGATGATATTGTGGAAGAAGTTGTTTCTGAAGAAATTAAAACGGCTGAACCAGCTGCGAATACAATAGAAACTCAAGCAAGCGAAGAAAGGTCCAAAGAAGCTTCAGAGGAGGTTCCTGTCTTAAGAAAATCCCGGAGAGGAAGGCCGAGCAAGGCATCGAAATCAATGGACAAGCCGGAGAATACCGGTGTATCAGATTTACTTACTAGCGTTACAGGTCAGGATAACCAGGGTAAAAATCCAAATTCCGTACCAGAACAAAGTGATAAACCGGACAGATTGTCTGACACATTAAAGCATCTGGAAACAAAAAATATCGAGAAAAAGCCTCATAGCAGAGGACGGAAAAAGGATGTTCAACCTTCTAGCGAACCCCCGGTTACTGAAAATAAATTATTATCAAACACATCAAACACATCAGAAGTTTCAGCCCAAGACAAAGGAAACAATTCGGCAGATAACATACCACACAGGAAAAACAGCAGATTAAAGCCGGAGCAAACGATAGAACAGCCCAAAAACGTTTCTGATGAAAAGATACAAGGGAAAGTTGAAAAGGATTCGAAACCTCAAATATACAAAAAGGAAGATCAGCCTTCAGCAAGGCAGGATAATAGACAACAGCACAGGCAAATCAGACCGTATACAAACACAAACGTCAAGTCTGATATCTCATCGGAACCGCAGCGTATGCCATTAAATCAGCAGCCACAGCAGGTTCAGCCTCAGCAACCAACACCATCCCAGCCTCAGGTTATTTCACCTCAGATTCAACAACCGCAAGGTAGTGAAAAAATAGAAAGTGATGATCCTGTAGAAGGAGTACTTGAAGTATTACCGGACGGTTATGGTTTTTTAAGAAGTGAAAACTATCTGTCTGGCCCTAAAGATGTTTACGTATCACCTTCACAAATAAGACGTTTTGGTCTTAAAACCGGTGATAAGCTAAGGGGAAAAGGCAGGATTCCAAAAGAAGGGGAAAAATTTCAGGCATTATTGTATGTACAGTCAATTAACGGAGACACTCCCGATGTTGCGTCCAAGAGAGTTGCGTTTGAGTACTTAACACCTATATATCCTGATAACAGAATTACTCTTGAAACTTCACCTAGAGAATTTTCAACAAGGCTTATAGATCTTATAGCTCCAATTGGAAAAGGCCAGAGAGGAATGATTGTTTCTCCCCCAAAAGCGGGTAAAACAATACTTTTGAAAAAAATTGCAAATGCAATCACAATTAACTACCCTGAAGCCGAGCTAATAGTTCTGCTTATTGACGAAAGACCTGAAGAAGTAACCGATATGCAGCGTTCTATAAAGGGAGAGGTAATTTATTCTACCTTTGACGAGGTTCCAGAACATCATATAAAGGTTGCGGAAATGGTGCTTGAGAGAGCTCAACGTCTTGTTGAACAAAAGAAAGATGTTGTCATTCTTCTGGATAGTATAACAAGACTGGCAAGGGCATATAACCTTACTATTCCACCAACAGGAAGAACATTGTCCGGAGGTTTGGACCCGGGTGCACTTCATAAGCCAAAGAGATTTTTCGGAGCGGCAAGAAATATTGAAAATGGCGGTAGCTTGACAATTATGGCCACTGCGCTCATTGAAACAGGAAGCAGAATGGACGATGTTATCTTTGAGGAATTTAAAGGAACAGGTAACATGGAACTACATCTGGATAGGAAGTTATCTGAAAAGAGAATCTTTCCTGCAATCGATATTAATAAGTCGGGAACCAGACGTGAGGAGCTTCTTCTCAGCCAAAAAGAGCTTGAAAGTGTCTGGGCTATAAGAAAGGCTATGAGCAATATGGGAACTGCAGAGGTTACTGAGATTTTAATTAATAAACTTATGCAGACCAGAACAAACGATGATTTTGTAAATAGTATTAAAATATCTTTTTTAGATAAAAATTCGCAGGATAGATAG
- a CDS encoding VOC family protein: MNLGEVCIETNDVVKIADFYRNILGISSDCKDEVHQFVITEGTTLSVYNNGKAKNNQNENISLAFTVDDVDEEYKRLLNLGIHIIDTPQLQPWGAKNMHFCDPDGNHIYFRSLPKSV; this comes from the coding sequence ATGAATTTAGGAGAAGTTTGCATAGAAACAAATGATGTTGTTAAAATTGCTGATTTCTACAGAAATATCTTAGGTATTTCTTCTGATTGTAAGGACGAAGTACATCAATTTGTGATTACAGAAGGTACTACCTTGAGTGTTTACAATAACGGAAAAGCAAAAAATAACCAAAATGAAAATATAAGCTTAGCTTTTACTGTTGATGATGTAGATGAAGAATATAAAAGATTACTGAATTTAGGAATACATATTATTGATACTCCACAATTACAGCCATGGGGAGCAAAAAATATGCATTTTTGCGATCCCGACGGCAATCACATATATTTTAGAAGTTTGCCAAAGAGTGTTTAG
- the deoD gene encoding purine-nucleoside phosphorylase yields the protein MIPTPHINVSEHGIIAETVLMPGDPLRAKFIAETYLESPVQFNSVRNMFGYTGTYKGKKISVMGSGMGMPSIGIYSYELLNFYGVKNIIRIGSCGAIQEDVKIRDIIIGMSASTTSNYASQYNLPGTYAPTASWPLMKKALEIAENKAIPVKVGNILSSDIFYDDEPEVWKRWARMGVLAIEMEAAALYMNAARAGANAICILTVSDSLVSHEATSAEERQTSFTNMMEIALELA from the coding sequence ATGATTCCTACACCACATATCAATGTAAGCGAACATGGTATTATCGCTGAAACAGTATTAATGCCGGGAGATCCTCTTCGTGCCAAATTTATAGCGGAAACCTATTTGGAAAGCCCGGTTCAATTTAATTCCGTTAGAAATATGTTCGGATATACCGGTACTTATAAAGGCAAAAAAATCTCCGTAATGGGATCGGGAATGGGTATGCCCTCAATCGGAATATACTCATATGAATTGTTAAACTTCTATGGAGTTAAGAACATTATCAGGATTGGTTCCTGCGGGGCTATTCAAGAGGATGTAAAAATCAGAGATATAATTATCGGAATGTCTGCATCTACCACATCCAACTATGCTTCCCAATATAACTTACCAGGAACTTATGCTCCCACTGCATCCTGGCCCTTAATGAAAAAGGCTTTGGAAATTGCAGAGAATAAAGCAATACCGGTAAAGGTTGGAAATATTTTATCTTCTGATATATTTTATGATGATGAACCAGAGGTTTGGAAAAGGTGGGCCAGAATGGGTGTTCTGGCAATAGAAATGGAAGCTGCTGCATTATACATGAATGCAGCTCGTGCCGGAGCAAATGCCATATGCATATTGACCGTATCTGACTCTCTTGTTTCACATGAGGCAACCTCAGCCGAGGAACGTCAGACATCTTTTACCAATATGATGGAAATTGCACTAGAATTAGCATAG
- a CDS encoding LTA synthase family protein: MKNIRNNLIFFFLVAVISAVDIFYNGNGFVQLALVLLASTVVFYMPAIKFNINRLTFIILFGANLIVLTMSLTHRIYLLNMLFLSYLLWSIITPKLQHFKLLFSITFLLSFISVYAVSLLDFSVPIFVMALYPVYVFGSMVNGKNIIKSKKIWAFALLNLAISSFGLAVFLFKSLGRSIIDSVLLINIVKMGALTAVYLPFIALFSIWFAISANMIFRMLISKFSNGSTAFDLSDFIKPVVSLISFFAVSGIATFICEFSIRQNLKETIKDVLDPNLMFNILVLCGIYLCLTALLGKGIPKIIIGIVTIFLTVANYIKFTYFDEPFYPWDLYLIRNLIGISREYLSIPIIIAVVAAIGILVYLVIHFRKAIGRYLKPKLSLFLLPFAALFFLLNSVILTNTPLSIQLGIQKSWYIGKDEIMANGMFAQNYFYLTELDKYLNPKPQGYNENTMAEINEKYGKTGESVAASAVVSKEKPNVIMIMSESFWDITKLNDLKFSKDIVENTHKYQKGQIAAPIIGGGTANSEFEALTGMSISSLSPGIIVYNAYLRTETPSIASVLKDNGYSTTAIHPNYGWFYNRDKVYNYFGFDNFYDVDKFSLSSQCKGPYISDYALVDKIMDTLNSSDKPAFIFGVSMQNHDPYIDKYSSHDVTVESGKLNDQQKNIVGNFAQGIYDADQSLGKLIQELKKSKKPTLVYFFGDHAPRLGSLNDFYKVYDLLGTDDRSAQDQNLEKLKYYTTPFAAWSNFKEIDSFSEIVSPSHIAYKILQDAGVKYPNYFNILPELENSFPVLHQQTINTVDNNNQLIKDYRLIQYDLLFGNKYLK; the protein is encoded by the coding sequence ATGAAAAATATAAGAAATAATTTAATCTTCTTTTTTTTGGTTGCAGTAATAAGTGCTGTAGATATATTTTATAACGGTAATGGTTTTGTCCAATTGGCTTTAGTTCTACTGGCTTCAACCGTAGTTTTCTATATGCCTGCTATTAAATTCAATATTAACAGACTTACATTTATTATTCTTTTTGGCGCAAACCTAATTGTTTTAACAATGTCACTAACTCACAGAATATATCTTTTAAATATGCTGTTCCTTTCATATCTTTTATGGAGTATTATTACCCCAAAGCTTCAGCATTTTAAATTATTGTTCTCGATAACGTTTTTGCTTTCGTTTATTTCCGTGTATGCTGTATCTTTACTTGACTTCAGTGTACCTATTTTTGTTATGGCACTTTATCCCGTATATGTATTTGGCTCCATGGTAAATGGAAAAAATATTATCAAATCAAAAAAAATATGGGCATTTGCTCTTTTGAACTTGGCAATATCGTCTTTTGGGTTGGCAGTTTTTCTATTTAAATCACTTGGCCGATCAATTATTGATAGTGTACTTTTAATAAATATAGTCAAGATGGGTGCCTTAACGGCTGTTTACTTGCCATTTATAGCACTTTTTTCTATATGGTTTGCTATATCTGCAAATATGATTTTCCGTATGCTTATATCAAAGTTCTCAAACGGTAGTACCGCTTTTGATCTTTCAGATTTTATTAAACCTGTAGTAAGTCTCATATCATTCTTTGCAGTTTCCGGTATTGCAACCTTTATCTGCGAGTTTTCAATAAGGCAGAATCTAAAGGAAACTATCAAGGATGTGCTTGACCCTAATCTGATGTTTAATATATTAGTTTTATGCGGTATTTATCTGTGCTTGACAGCATTGTTAGGTAAAGGTATTCCTAAAATTATCATTGGAATTGTAACAATTTTCCTTACAGTTGCCAACTATATTAAGTTCACATATTTTGATGAACCTTTTTATCCATGGGATTTATACCTGATTCGTAATTTAATCGGTATATCAAGAGAATACCTCAGTATACCCATTATAATTGCTGTTGTTGCCGCAATTGGAATCCTAGTGTATCTTGTAATACATTTCAGAAAGGCTATAGGCAGATATCTGAAACCTAAACTTTCTTTATTCCTGCTTCCTTTTGCCGCCCTATTTTTCCTGCTGAATTCCGTAATTCTTACAAATACACCTTTGTCAATACAGCTGGGAATACAGAAGTCATGGTATATCGGTAAAGATGAAATAATGGCTAACGGAATGTTTGCTCAGAACTATTTCTACCTTACAGAGCTTGATAAGTACCTTAATCCTAAGCCTCAAGGGTACAACGAAAATACAATGGCTGAGATTAATGAGAAATACGGCAAAACAGGCGAAAGTGTAGCCGCCTCTGCCGTTGTTTCAAAAGAAAAGCCTAACGTTATCATGATTATGAGCGAAAGCTTTTGGGATATAACCAAGCTGAATGATTTAAAATTCAGCAAGGATATCGTAGAAAATACTCATAAATACCAAAAGGGGCAGATTGCAGCTCCTATTATCGGTGGCGGAACTGCAAACAGTGAATTTGAAGCGCTCACTGGGATGTCAATCTCTTCTTTAAGCCCAGGTATTATTGTTTACAATGCTTATCTCAGGACAGAAACACCAAGTATTGCATCTGTTTTAAAGGACAACGGCTACAGCACAACTGCTATCCACCCAAATTATGGTTGGTTTTATAACAGAGATAAAGTATATAATTATTTTGGATTTGATAATTTCTACGATGTTGATAAATTCAGCCTCAGTTCCCAGTGCAAAGGACCGTATATTTCGGACTATGCCTTAGTTGACAAGATTATGGATACTTTGAATTCCTCTGATAAGCCCGCATTTATTTTTGGGGTTTCTATGCAGAATCATGACCCCTATATTGATAAATACAGTTCTCATGATGTAACTGTGGAATCAGGTAAACTGAACGACCAACAGAAGAATATCGTAGGTAATTTTGCTCAGGGTATTTATGACGCCGATCAATCTCTTGGAAAACTTATACAAGAGTTGAAAAAGAGTAAAAAGCCTACATTGGTATATTTCTTTGGAGATCATGCCCCCAGACTTGGAAGTCTGAATGATTTCTACAAGGTATATGATCTTCTGGGTACTGATGACAGATCAGCTCAAGATCAAAATTTAGAAAAGCTTAAATATTACACAACTCCGTTTGCTGCATGGTCAAACTTTAAAGAGATTGATTCCTTCTCCGAAATTGTTTCGCCATCTCATATAGCGTACAAGATTTTGCAGGATGCCGGTGTTAAATATCCTAATTATTTTAATATACTGCCTGAGCTAGAGAATAGCTTCCCTGTTCTCCATCAGCAAACTATAAATACAGTTGACAATAACAACCAACTTATTAAGGATTATCGCTTAATCCAGTACGATCTTTTATTTGGAAATAAATACTTGAAATAG
- a CDS encoding PAS domain-containing sensor histidine kinase, with amino-acid sequence MWYKVGAIGFCTYNILSINIVSILNDGPQKTKLTVPVIFSLCIPIAILFLFDDLSYISIYKSNGIWLYSFKTPDPWFLPCFLFIGILLYVNLKSTELKSVITHALLQTVPISIGIVTNIIIPFFSRNISPTLVHTAVIIYSIALNIIFAKQSLTMTSASISAKQIISKLSDMVIITDTKGKIVEVNDSLKELSGYSYSELLEKDICTLFSPKICSDKSSVKVSGYKILTKENHTIPVNMSISQIYSDDKTIIIGTAYVLQDMSNVLSLAEKVAEEAAVTKVATQANDKLKELDKLKTDFLCNVSHELRTPLNLMVSSLKLSALKISQNHGVPDTALMHKHFHIMNQNCFRLTRIINNIIDITKIDAGSLELNLSNNNIVDVVEETVLSVASHIKDKGITLIFDTDVEEKFLACDPDQIQRILLNLISNAVKFNSSGREIYVSIADSDDNVKISVKDNGIGISLENQPLIFDRFIQVDKSLTRQHEGSGMGLTITKYLVELHKGTITLESEPNKGSTFTITLPVYLVPKSASKNVPTLLTLNEKVNIEFSDVY; translated from the coding sequence ATGTGGTATAAGGTAGGTGCTATAGGGTTTTGTACATATAATATTTTGTCAATTAACATTGTATCAATACTTAATGACGGGCCGCAGAAAACAAAATTGACTGTACCCGTCATATTTTCGTTGTGCATTCCTATAGCGATACTGTTCCTTTTTGACGACTTGAGTTATATTTCCATCTACAAAAGCAACGGGATTTGGTTGTACTCCTTTAAAACACCCGATCCGTGGTTTTTACCTTGCTTCTTGTTTATTGGAATACTTTTGTATGTAAATTTGAAATCAACTGAGCTGAAGTCTGTTATTACGCACGCTCTGCTTCAAACAGTTCCTATAAGTATTGGAATTGTTACAAATATTATAATACCTTTTTTCAGTAGAAACATATCACCGACTCTTGTACATACTGCTGTTATTATATATTCTATTGCTTTAAATATTATATTTGCCAAACAAAGTCTGACCATGACATCGGCTTCAATTTCAGCCAAACAGATTATTTCAAAATTGTCTGATATGGTTATTATTACTGACACAAAGGGTAAAATAGTGGAGGTCAATGATAGTCTTAAAGAGCTCTCTGGATATTCTTATTCTGAGCTTTTGGAAAAAGATATTTGTACTTTGTTTTCACCCAAAATATGCTCGGATAAATCAAGCGTAAAGGTATCAGGCTATAAAATCTTAACCAAGGAGAATCACACAATACCCGTCAATATGTCTATATCCCAGATTTATTCCGATGATAAGACGATTATAATCGGAACTGCATATGTATTGCAGGATATGAGTAATGTACTCAGTCTTGCGGAGAAAGTGGCAGAGGAAGCTGCTGTTACAAAGGTTGCCACTCAGGCAAATGATAAACTAAAAGAATTGGACAAGCTTAAAACTGATTTTCTGTGTAATGTTTCTCATGAGCTTAGAACACCTTTAAATCTTATGGTTAGCAGCCTTAAACTTTCAGCCCTTAAAATCAGTCAGAACCACGGCGTGCCGGACACAGCACTGATGCACAAGCATTTTCATATAATGAACCAGAATTGTTTCAGACTGACGAGAATTATTAATAATATTATAGATATTACCAAGATAGATGCTGGGTCTTTGGAACTGAACCTATCCAACAACAATATTGTTGATGTTGTAGAGGAAACTGTCCTGTCGGTAGCATCTCATATTAAAGATAAGGGTATTACCCTGATATTCGATACGGATGTGGAAGAAAAGTTTCTAGCTTGTGACCCTGACCAAATACAGAGAATTCTTCTGAATTTAATTTCTAATGCCGTAAAGTTTAATAGCAGCGGAAGAGAAATTTATGTAAGTATTGCAGACTCTGATGATAATGTAAAAATATCAGTAAAGGATAACGGAATCGGTATCTCTTTGGAAAATCAACCATTGATTTTTGATAGGTTTATTCAAGTGGATAAGTCCCTTACCCGACAACATGAAGGAAGTGGAATGGGATTGACTATCACAAAGTATCTGGTAGAACTGCACAAGGGTACCATAACTCTTGAAAGCGAGCCCAACAAGGGTAGTACTTTTACAATCACACTGCCTGTATATCTTGTACCGAAAAGTGCAAGCAAAAATGTGCCTACGCTGCTTACTCTAAATGAGAAAGTAAACATAGAGTTTTCAGATGTCTACTAA
- the amrA gene encoding AmmeMemoRadiSam system protein A, which translates to MSLKGYYLLPHPPIVLPEVGRGEEQKIRRTSESMEAIGKDIAKKAPDTIIIVTPHGTMFQDAIVLSYENEMSGSMKKFGVPDVSLKLTIQKKLTQKIYDLAQNEGIPALLATTQLMKKYGTSVSIDHGTLVPLYFVNKHYNNYKLVHITYAPLSDIELYRLGVLINKAVEDLNENAVFIASGDLSHRLSEEGPYGYDPSGEEFDKEFLEALQEGDVKRVFSIDKNVICNAEECGRRSAAVMLGTLEGRKFKGDLLSYEGTFGVGYGIMKFNILSEDTSKLIDLETIRKEAYERKTLHSDPYVRLARESLTTYLTTGNELNSLPEYVTEEMKKEKRGIFVSLKKNGELRGCIGTIFPVTESIALEILRNAIEAGTNDPRFYEVDFQELMDIDFSVDVLTVPEPAQKDELNPAEYGVIVRSKGKTGLLLPDLEGIDTVEEQLSIALDKAGIRLNEDYSIKKFKVIRHKEE; encoded by the coding sequence GTGAGCTTAAAAGGATACTATCTCTTACCTCATCCGCCCATTGTATTACCGGAGGTGGGAAGAGGCGAAGAACAAAAAATCAGAAGAACATCTGAAAGTATGGAGGCTATTGGGAAAGATATTGCAAAAAAGGCACCGGATACAATTATTATCGTAACCCCACACGGAACAATGTTTCAGGATGCAATTGTCCTGAGTTATGAAAATGAGATGTCCGGCAGCATGAAAAAATTCGGTGTACCCGATGTATCCTTGAAGCTGACGATTCAGAAGAAGTTAACACAAAAAATATATGATTTGGCACAAAATGAAGGGATACCGGCCTTACTAGCAACAACTCAGCTTATGAAAAAATATGGTACATCAGTGTCCATAGACCATGGTACATTAGTTCCCCTTTACTTTGTAAACAAACATTATAATAACTACAAGCTTGTACACATAACCTATGCACCTCTTAGCGACATCGAATTGTACAGGCTGGGAGTTTTAATAAATAAAGCAGTTGAAGATTTGAATGAAAATGCAGTCTTTATTGCCAGTGGGGATTTATCACACAGGCTTAGTGAAGAAGGGCCATACGGATATGATCCTTCCGGTGAGGAATTTGACAAGGAATTCCTTGAAGCATTGCAAGAAGGGGATGTGAAAAGGGTCTTCAGTATAGACAAAAATGTTATCTGCAATGCGGAAGAATGTGGAAGACGTTCGGCCGCAGTGATGCTTGGAACATTGGAAGGCAGAAAGTTTAAAGGAGACTTGCTTAGTTACGAGGGAACATTTGGTGTAGGCTATGGAATTATGAAATTTAATATACTGTCCGAAGATACGTCCAAATTAATTGATCTTGAAACAATACGTAAAGAGGCATACGAGAGAAAAACCCTACATTCCGATCCATATGTAAGGCTTGCCAGAGAGAGCCTCACAACTTACCTTACAACAGGCAATGAATTGAATAGTTTACCTGAGTATGTTACTGAAGAAATGAAAAAAGAAAAGAGGGGTATTTTCGTATCTCTCAAAAAAAATGGTGAACTTAGAGGCTGCATAGGAACAATTTTTCCTGTAACCGAGAGTATTGCTTTGGAGATTCTGCGTAATGCAATAGAGGCAGGCACCAATGATCCCAGATTTTATGAGGTAGATTTTCAAGAACTGATGGATATCGATTTCTCAGTGGATGTATTAACGGTACCTGAACCTGCACAAAAGGATGAGTTGAATCCGGCAGAATATGGAGTTATAGTGAGAAGTAAAGGTAAAACGGGCCTTTTGCTTCCTGATCTGGAGGGAATAGATACCGTTGAAGAACAGCTATCCATTGCACTTGATAAGGCAGGTATTAGACTAAACGAGGACTATTCAATTAAGAAATTCAAAGTAATACGGCATAAGGAAGAATAA